The Desulfuromonadaceae bacterium nucleotide sequence CCCCCATGCCGAAGGTTTCCGGCGGGGCGGGGAACTCCAGCAGCGCACCTTTAAGGGCAATATCGAGCAGCGTTCCAAGACAGGTTTCCTCCGGGGTACGCAGGAGGATTTCGATACCGAAGGGGATTCGACCGTAGTGACGGCGTTCTTCAGACATGGGAGACTCCATCATAAAATTGCGCCAAGAGAACCATCTCCCTGATAGCTTACCAGCTCCTGTCAATTTTCCAACATGCTGATCAATGGCAATGCATCTGCAAAAAAGAATGAGATGGCTAAGCAAAAATTTTGTCCTCCAAGGCTTGGTGGGTTTTCAGGGGCGAAGGCCTACATCAGGTAGGTCGAGGTCCTGAAAAAGCAGCGTAACGCCGGAGGGCGGACTTTTTGCGACGCCATCAATTGTAGGCTGGTGACGTTTTCCCCGGTTCGAGTGATTGCGCTTTGCGCATAAAGTGGGAAGCCGTATCGCTGCGCCCCGATTTGGAATAACCGATCCCCAGTTCGCGCAGGTTCTCGGCGACTTGCCAGCGGGTTGCGCCAAGATTGATAATCGGCAGAATAATGTTTTTTTGCGCGGCGAGAAGATTTTGCATATTGGTGGCCTGGAACTCGCCCAGTGTATGCTCACCCAGATTATATTTGGCGGAATATTCCAGAATCGGCATATCGTCGGTATTAAGTCCGGCCCCTTGTGCAAAATCGAGGAGCGCACTGCGGTCATACAGGTAATGTTTGGCGATCAGGTCGCCAGCTGATTCGATCTCAATCTCTCTTAACACCTGGCTGATTTGGGGATGGTTTATGCGCTCCTGCAGTGCGCTGTAGTCAAATTGCAGTGGTGTGTTCCCTCCCAGCAGGATCAGGTCGGATCCGGCCTTGAAGGCCAAAACGTGTTCAAAGGTGCGCAAAAAGGTATTGCAGGCAATTTTAAGGTTGCCCGGTTCAATATCATAAAGGCCGATCCATTGGCAGAGAATTCCTCCGCTATTCAAGCGACTGGCGGCAAGATCGTAAAATTCAGCGGTAAAGAGATTTGAGTTCCCCGCTTGCCAGGGGTTTGATGGCTCGGAAACGATCACGTCGTAATTATGTGGCTCGGTCAGCAGCAGGTTGCGTCCATCGTTGAGGACAAGATTGATCTTGGCGTCGCACAGGGCAAAGTCGTTGGCGTCGTCAAAGTAAGACGATGCCTCAACCACGCCGGGAGAAATTTCGACACAGGTGATATTTTTCGTGGGATGGTTGCTCAATCCTTTTAGCGTCATCCCGGTTCCCAGGCCGATCACCAGCACGTCCTGCGGACTCTGATGGAGCAGCATCGGCAGATGACCGACCAGAATCTGGGTTGCGGCATCCCGCCCGGTGCTGCCGTCTGTTTTGCCGTTGACGGTAAAGAAACGATTCGTGCCATCCAGGTTCTCATGAACCGCAACGGTCGTATCGACCCCCTCAATCACTTCGATAATTTTTTCGGCGGCAAGGATCTTGTTGAGTCCTCCCATGCTGGCGTATTTCGGCGCGTAAATATACACACCGCTGTTCATCAAGGACTGATCCCACTGCGTCGGCAGAAAGATTGCCACCAGTGTTACGATGAGCAGGATCGGGACGAAAGCTTTTGAGCGCTGCGTGGTTAGCCGATAAGAGATAAAAATGGCCAGGAGAATGTTGGCGATGGCCAGCAAGCGAAAGCTGTTCAACAGTCCGAACGCCGGGATCAGGGTGAATCCTGCGACCAGACTGCCGAGCACCGCGCCGGTCGTGTTGCAAAATACCACCAGCCCCACCCCTTCACCGGTGCGGGCTTTCCCCGGATCGACAATGGCAACCGCCGCCGGGAGGAGCGCGCCGGAAAAGATGGTCGGCAGACACATCACGCTAAAAACAATCAGGAACGAGAGCGTTGACAGGTGCCACCAGCGCTCGCCGGATGCCTCGTGGGCAAACTGGAACAGATAGGCCAGTTGATCATAAAACGGCACCGTGACGAGGATTGAAACCCCCATCAGACCAGCAAGGACAATAAAGATATGGCGTTCGTTGAGCTGCGGGTGAACGTTGCGGGCGTAAAGTGCGCCGCCGATAGCAATGCCGATCAAATAGGCGCTGAGCATCAGCGCAAAGGCATAGGTGGTGTTGCCGAGAAAGAGCAGAAATACGCGAGTCCAGAGAATCTCGTACGCCAGCGAAAAAAAGCCGATGGCACTGATACTCAACAGCAGAACCTTGTTGTCAGCCGCCAGTTGCGGCAAGGAATGGCGTTTGCTCATCGATACGTCGACCGTGGCTTCCGCCTTGCCAAGACTGCGCGAGAGGACCAGTGCGGTGATCGCGATCAGCGTATTTGCGGCAATAGTGAGCCACCCGGTGGTTGACAGGCCAAACGTTGGAATCAGATAGAAACCGGCACAAAAGGCACCCGCCATGGCGCCCAGGGTATTCATCGCATAGAGGCGACCGATCTGTCCGCCACTTTTCTGGCGAGCAAAGAAACGACACATGATCGGAAAGGTGCCCCCCATGTAGACCGCTGCCGGCAATAACAGAATGGCGGAAAAGAAAATATGCAGAGCGTTGGCGAACCCCGTTCCGCCAAACGACTGCACCAGAAAAACATAAAAAGTTTGAATGGCCATCAGGGCCGGAGCAAAGAACAGCGCACTGAGAGCAATGCCCAGTTCGAGCACCGCATAGATGGTCAACAGATTCTTTTTCTGGTCGGCATAACGGCCGATAAGGTAGCTGCCCAGGGCGATTCCACCCATAAACGTTGCGGTGACGATGCTGACCGCGTAGATCGTTGTGCCGAAGGTCAACGAAAGATGTTTGCTCCACAGAACTTCATAAACCAGGGCACAAAATCCCGAAAGAGTGAAGATCAGATAAACGAGAGCTTTGGCAAAAGGGCGATCAGTCATGTTACCTCCATTTATTAGCCAAGTCTAATGCAATAAAAAGGCCACGCACGGCAGGTTGAAAAACAGTGAGAAGGGAGCGCTTGAATCCAGGATTCAAGCTGGTGCTATGGCGGGATGACAGGGTGTTGTTGCCAAATGGCGTGAATAGTCATGAGATGTTGTGAGGTGAGGATGCACCAAACAGGCACGAATCTCTGGAAAATAAGGAGCGGAATATACATTGTTAAGGCGGCATTATATTTGCAGATGAAACCCAGTGAGCCACTGTACAATTATGAATAAAAGTTTATTAAATATAGTTAACTTTAGGTGAAATGTCTTAATATTAAACAACGTTAACTTTCTGTAGATTCCGCAGCAACGCGGAAATTAATCTGCAAATCAAATTGAAAATGACGTTATTCGGTGACGGGTAATTGGACAAAAAGGTAGAGGAGTCGGTGATGTTATCTACGGTGCGTAAAGTGGTTGTATGTCTGGTGATGCTGTTGGCAATTCCTGTTTTTGCCGTGGCGGTGCAGACCCATTTTCTCTCATGTGGTGAATGTCACAGACCTGGACTTGATTTTTCAAGTCTGGACGGCGGTGTTTGTGTTGCCTGTCATGCCAATGCCAGCTACGTCTTTAATGATGCTCAATCGCACACCATGAAGGGGCATTTTTCCGCTGGTGATGCCAGTAACGCATACAACACCGCCGTCGCCGAGTTTGCTGCCGTACCGGGTCAGCAGTCGTCACATTTGTGGATGAAGTTCAGCGGTGAAACGGTCGCTGCGGCAGGTGCTACCACGCCGACAACCTATGCTCGCCAATTCAACGGTCGCTACGGGATAACCCGCGGCAAGCTGGTCTGTTTCCGTTGCCACGATCCGCATGCCGATGCAACGGTCAAGACCGCTCTCCTTAAAGTCCCGGTCGATGCCGATCAGCTGTGTCTGGATTGCCATAAAGGCTGGAATGTCAATAACGCCTCTGCCTACGAAACCCACCCGATTATTGCCGATTACAGCGCCTCGGTTGCTGCCGCGCCGAACGATTATAAAGCCACCCCCCTGGTCAATGTTGCCAATGGCGATGTCCGTCTGGTCAACGGCGGCGTTTCCTGTACATCGTGTCATGGCACGCACTTTACCGATTCCAGTTCCACCACGGCTGACGGTTCGGCAAACTATGGTTCCCTGGTCAACGGTGACGGTTACATCCTGCGTACCGACGGCCCGCTGCGCACCGGCGCAAACCGCAATGAAACCGCCCAGCTGCGTTCCAATCTTTGCCAGACCTGTCACGCCATGGAGCTGCACGGGCAAACCACACAGATGCTCGGTTGCCTTGATTGTCACGGTGGTCACGCCTACAACGGTGGCACCCCGAACGCCTATATCCTTCGTGCGCAGTCGCGGGAGCCACTGCCGACCCGCCCCGGCGGCATTAACGGTGCCGCTGCGCCGATCACTTTTGGCGTCTATCCGGTTGGCGGTTCCACCCGCACCAAGTGGGCCGATGATATTGAGGGGCAAGCTGGCGGTCTCTGTGAGCAGTGTCACGGCGACGTCAACGCACCGCCGCTGAAAGGAATGGCCACCGAGCATGAAGCTGGCAACTCCAACGAGTGTACCGCCTGTCACCGGCACAACGATCCGGCTAACCTCTATTCGTTCAATCGTGATGCTTCGGCCGCGACCTGCGGGCAGTGCCACGGGTTCCCCCCCTACCTCAACGTTCCCGGCGACCGGCAACTGGTTCCGGCCAACGACGGCGGTTATGCCGAGAACAACTCCGCTGATCAGGGCGCCCCTTACGACTATCTGAACAGCACCAGTCACTTCAAGGATGAAACCACCACCGGGCACAAAGTGCACGCCGGGGCCGATCTGCCGACCAGTCCGGCCGGTTCCCTCGACTGGTATTTTGTTGGTACCGCCGGGGTCGATAACTGCAAGGTCTGTCACGGTCCCGATGCCGGTGCCAGCGCGGGTGGTCACCGTGAGGCTCCGGCGACCCGTCCCGACACGTTCCGGGATTTATTCTTCGACGCGATCGCCAAAACCGGCAACATGACGCCGGCGTATGATGGCACCGGTACCTACACCTGTTCGAACGTCTACTGTCATACCAACGGCGCGCCTTACGGCGGCAGCCGTCCGACCCGTGACTACACCACGGTCAACATCACGCCGCCCTGGGCTGGCACCGGTGCCAACTATGCGGCCGGTGGGTTTGGCGCCATCTACGGTCAGGCGAATCGTTGCGCGCTGTGTCACGGTAACAACACCGCCACGATGACCAGCAAATCCAATTCCGCGGTGCACCTCGCCCACCTGGGGGGCACAACGACCCTCAATATGGGGCAGACATACAGCTGCGCGGTTTGCCACGTCAACACCGCGCTCGACGCCGACACCCTGGCGATCGGTGCGATGGACGGAAGTGCTGGCGGCACCCATGTCAACGGTCTGATCGATGTCGCTTATCAGACCAGCGGTTCGGCATTGTATAATGCTCTGGCGGTCAATGCCGTGGGGGTCAATTATGATCCCGGCACCGGGACCTGCGCTTCCTACTGTCATGACCCGACCGACACCGGCAACAGCGTCGACTGGGACAACGGCACCGACATGCAGTGTGATACCTGTCATGGCGGGATTGCCAGTGATATCAGTGGTGATGGCGGCGTCGGCCCGATTACCACCGGCTCACATGCTCGCCACTTCAGTGATACCAACGGCCCGCTGCTGACCTGCGCTCAATGCCACGGGACCGGTGCTGACGCCGGCACCCACGCTGGTCACCTTGATGGCCTTGTCGATCTGGCACCGCCGGTAGACCCGGTCACTTTCAAAGATATCTGCGAAGAATGCCACGGCTACGATGCCGATCCCGGCGAGGTTCTGCCGGTCTGGGGCAACCCGGCTACCACCGACTGCGCCACCTGTCATAGCGGCACGCAATGCGGCGCTGACTTCAACACGCACACGGTCGTCACGGTCGATTATGCGCGGACCTCAGGGCACAATCGCCCGACCGCCAGTGGTGCCTATGCCCAATCAGGCAATGTCGCCGCCAATCTGGACTGTCTCGATTGTCACCTGGCCGACAGTCCGCTGCATTGGGACGGGATCAACGGTGATTACCTGATGCGCACCGATGACACTTTCCCGGCGACCTACGCGGGGAACGAGGACAGCTTCTGCGCCAGCTGTCACGGCGCCACTCCAGGGTCGGTCAACGCTGCATCGGTAGCGACCCAGGCGATCAATACCCACCAGAGCAAGCTGTGTGTCGCCTGTCATAACGTCCATGGCGATCAGAACATTCAGATGATCTGGACGACTCGGGCCGACCAGCTCAGCCATGACCCGTCGCTGACCGGCAAGTATGCCGCCGATGTCTTCTTTGACAACCTGACCGATTTTGGTCTCAACTCCTACGACGAGGATGACGGCGCCGCCGGTGGCGCGGGCGAGGCCAATGCCGACGATATCTGCGCAACCTGCCACACGGTGGCCGCCGGGACCAGCCACAACAACGCCGACAACAGCACCGGCGACCATTATCAGGGGACCGACTGCTTCACCTGCCACGGCGGCCACGGCGACACCGATGCCTTTAAAGTCGGCGTCGGCACCGCCTGTAACGACTGTCACGGTTTCCCGCCGGTTACCGGCGCCCATGTGCGCCACAGCCAGTCCGCGAGCAACGACAAGGATGTCGAGGATATCTCCGATTGTGCTGTCTGTCACACCGGGGCTGATGCCTATAGCTACGATCTTACTGCCGATATCGGCGCAACGCTGAATCACAGCAATACCGCCGGACGCAAAACGATTCTGAACACCACGGTCGGTTATAACGCCACCAATCTCGACTGTGCCACTGCCTGCCATGCATCGACCGTCGGCAATGGCGGACGCTGGACCGACACCACCGGTCTGGCGTGCGATGCCTGTCACTACTACGCGGCTGCGCCGACCAGCGCTGGCAATGCAGGTGATCTGTCGCTCAGCCATGACGAGCATTTTGATGCCGGCAAGGGCTGCACCGACTGTCATACCCTCGATGATGGCGCGCTTCCGACCGCCGGGCCACTGACACATATTGATGACATCAGCGGTGCTGATCAGGGCGCGATGTACACCGGGATGGCCACCGCGCTGAATGATGAAGCGGCTGTTGTTCGTACCAATATGGTGTTTGAAGATGTCAGCAACACCTGCTCCGGTTCCGGTGTCGCCGCCGCGTGTCATGCCACTGGCACCCCGGACTGGGATATCGCCATTCCGGCGACCGGCGCCGGTTGTCTGGAATGTCATACCGATACCGACACCGCTGCCTACAACCCGACCTCCGGTCTGCACGATAACAATCCGTTGCCCACCGTCACCGGCAATGCCCACGACGGCTCTTTCGACGACGGCAGTGCTGGCACCGCCGACTGCGTCACCTGCCACACCACCGCTCCGTCGGCCAGCCATGCCGACGGTACTCTCGATAGCGGGGCTGCGGTGACGGTTGCCGCTGTTGCCGGTTACACTCAGGGAACCGGTACTTGTGCCACCACCTGCCACAGCGCCGGGACCGCCTGGGCCTACAAGTGGGCGACCAGCGCCTACAACAGCGACGGCAGCGAGTGCGCCAACTGTCACGGTGACTACGCCAACGGCTGGGTGACCGGAGTTGCGCCGCATACCGAGAACCCGACTCGCGGCAGCAAGCACAACAACACCGGCACGCTGACCTATCCGTGTACCGACTGCCACGCCATCGGTTCGGCGTCCGGCTACAACTGGACCAGCAAGTGGGATCCGACCGGCATCACCAGCAACCACGGTGATGACAAGATCACCATGAACCAGACGGCGATCAACACCTTCGCCATCGACACGGTGCCGAATCCCGATCGGGCCGGTTGCACCACGACCAGTTGCCACGGCAACGACGCGGCGCACAACTTCACCGTGACCACCACCGCGTTCACAACGGCCACAGTGGGTGGCAACGAGCCTTCGGTTCTCTGCTCCAGTTGTCACGGCGGCTACGCGGGGACCAGCGCCAACGGCTACTGGCCGGACGGCGTGACGCCCGATGAAGATACCGCCGGTGCGCACCAGGAGCACCTGGTGGCCCTTGCTGCACAGGTTTATAGCGAGACGCTCGCCCAACTGCTGACCGACAATGGTAACGGCACCGCCGATGCCAAGCAGAAGGAGCTCTGCTCCTACTGTCACGACACACCGGGTTCCGACGGCGATCACGGCATTGCAGCCAATCTGCCTGCCGAAGTCAACGCCATGTACACCATGTGGACCAAGGCGGCGGACAACGGCGTCTATGACAATGTCGCCGACACCTGTGCCACCGTCGATTGTCACTTCAACAAGACCACACCGGATAACATCTTCGGCTGGTACGACGGCAACACCAGCGCCTGTGTCATGTGCCATGTCGATGTCACCAGCGATACCGCGCACACCGCACATACCGGTGCCGCAACAACGTTCGGTATTGCTATCGGCTGTGCCGACTGTCACGCTGCGGCCACCGACTGGGCCGGCAACGTCGCTCCGGCCAGTGGCCATCTCGATAACAGCTACGATATCGCCGGCAGCGTCGCTTTCACCTACAGCGGCGGTACCTGCGGTACCAATGCCTGCCATGAAGACGGCAAGGGTGGCGCTCCGGCCGATAACACCTACACCTGGGGTGCAACCCTCGCCGATTGTACGATCTGTCATGCGGCAACACCGGCAACGGGCACGCACGTCGTTCACGTCAACAATGGCAGCTACGTTCCGAACAGCTGCGACGACTGCCATACTCCGGCCACCAACGCGGCGCATATCGGCGGCGACGTGACCTACAACACGGCGACGATCACCGCCACCGCCGGAACAACACCGAATATTACCTGTACCAATAGTTGTCACACCGGTGTAACGACCGAATTTGACGGCACGCCGGGGCTGGCCTGTACCGATTGCCACAGCGGTGGCTACATCGGCGGTGGCAGCAACATGCCACAGTACGCGATGCATACCGTCACGGCGACCGTCTCCGGTGTGGTGCATGATCAGACTATTGCCGGAGCGGGAGGCGATTGTGCCTTCTGTCACGATTCCCTGCCCGCAGCGGGCGGTACGCACGTTGACGGCACTTTCGTTGCCGATGGCCCGGCCAATACCGATCGTGGCATGTTTGCCGGCTTCACCGACGGCGCGACCCCGACCTGTACCACCGCCTGCCACAGCGCCGGCACCAGCTGGACTTACAAATGGTCGGCCACTGCCGCCAACAGCGACGGAACCGAGTGTGCCAACTGTCACGGCGACTACGCCAGCGGCTGGAACACCGGTGTCGGCCATGCGGCAACTCCGACGCGTGGTAACAGCTCGAACCACAATGATACCGGTAACCTCAGTTACGCATGTACCGCGTGTCACGTCATCGGTGCGACGACCGGCAATTACCCGTGGACTAGCGGAACCAATGACTGGGCAGCAGAGGGGACGACCCTCCACGGCGACGGTCAGATCAATATCAACAGTAACGGAACCAACTCCAGCCGCCACGAGGCTCCGGTGGGCACCTGGAGATCAGGTTGCGCCGGTTGTCACGATGGTGCCAGTAACGATGGGGTTGGCGCCGATGACGCCAATCATGACTTCCTGGTCAACCTGACCGCTCCATCGGCGCCACGCTGGGTGTACAACACCGTCGCCGGTGACGCGGCCTCCTCCGGCGGCAGTTGCGATGGTTGCCACGGTAACCAGGCCGGCAATTTCTGGCCGGACGGCAACACCGCCGGGGCTGGCGTCCCCACGGCGGATGACCAGCCAGGGAAACATCCAGAGCACATGGCGGCTATGATCGCCAAGGGTATCGCCCAGTCCGACGCTTGTGGCTACTGTCATGGCCCTGAGATTGGCTCCGGCAGCTATCACAATGATGGTACCGCGACATTGCCACAACACAGCGCAGGAAACTGGTTCTACAAGCGGATCATCGGTGGTGGCAACGATAGCGACGGTGTATTTAATGCCGCGACCAACTCCTGTGCGACCATCGACTGTCACTTTAACAACACAACCACACCGCACTGGTACGCCGATAATGTGCCGCCAGCAGCGGTGACGCTGGCCGCTGTCTCCGGCCCGAATCCACGCTCCATCAAGGTGTCGTGGAATGCGCCGGGCGACGATAATAATCTGGTCAATACCACGCCGTATGTTTACGACCTGCGCTACGGCACCAGCGCGGCCATTGCTACGGACTACAATTCCACAACCAACTATGCCGGCAACCTGCCTGCCGCCTACGCTGAGGGCTACCTTTCCGAGGCGGTGGTTGAGAATCTGACCCCGGCCACCACCTACTATTTCAGTCTCAGAACACAAGACACCGCCGGTAACTGGTCAGCAACATCGAATACGATCAGTGCAACGCCGACAGTTGATACCCAGGCTCCTGACTTCGGTGGCGCCAACAAGGCGGTCAAGGGGGATGAAGGACAGGCCATCAACCTCTACTGGACGTCGGCTGAAGACCATACCATGCCGATTACCTACAAGATCTGGATGAAAGATGAGGCGTCCGGTCCCCTGAATATGAATGTCGATACACCGGTGGTGACCGGCTGGACCGATAACAAGATCGAACTGAACAATACCCACGGGGTGGTCAACGACACCATCTATCACCTGGGGGTGCGGGCCTGCGACGCTCTCAACAACTGTGATACCAACACCCAGATGGTGTCGGTCACGCCGACAGCGGTTCCCCTGGTCGACAAGACCTACCACACATATCGGACCAATGGCTCCCTGGCCCTGGTTCAAGATGGCAGCGCAGGAACCGAGGTTGTCGGTACGGTTCTCCCTGCGGTCTTCGCCCCGGCCACTAACAACACAGTTCCGGTCAACTACTTTGTTGACACCTTTGCGGTCTATCTTGATACCGGGAACGGTGCGGCTACGGTCGATGCGACCGTCGGCTATACCACCGACGGGACCATCGGGACCTTTGTCGCGCTGGGAACACCGAAGGCGGTCACCCTCGGGGCGCGCGCCGATCGTGTCTATCAGTTCAAGATTGTCGATGTCGGCGGGCAGACGATTACCAACGGTCAACGCCTCTCTATTCGAGTTCGCGAAACGACATCCGTCGGCGTCAAGCTCAACTACGGCAGCACCGCTTACCGTGGGGATGTGACCCTGGCCGAACAGATTGTCAATGTTGCGCCGACCGCTGCGACCAACAACGGCACCACCGGCATCGGAGTTGGCGATGCCCTGGTTGAGATCGTCTGGAACGCCGCAACCGATACAGCGGATGGCCTCAGCGATACCATTCACTATGACCTCTACGGTTCAAACAACGGCGGCACTTCGTACGATTACGTGATCGCGGAAGGTCTCGATGCCACGACCCTGAGCTATGTCTGGGATACCCAGACGGCCGGAATCAGCAGCGGTTCGATCGCCGTGCGGGTCAACGCCGGCGATGGCTATTCGCACACGCCCCTCGACATCACCGGGCTGGGCACGGCCGATACTGCCGACTATGTGGCTCCGAGTCCGATCGATGATCTGGTCGCCAAAGTCCGCCCGAAAGCCGGATCGGTTCAGCTGATCTGGACCGCACCGGGGGATGATTATCACAATCACGGGCGGGCGGCCTACTACGATATCCGCTACTCGACTGCTCCGATCACTGAAGGGAATTTCGCAGCGGCGCAGCAAGCGGTCAATGAGCCGTCCCCCGATTTCGGCGGCAAAATCCAGAAGTTCGAGGTCACCGGGATGATCCCTGGAACGTTGTACTACTTCGCGATCAAAACCTATGATGAAGCAGGGAACGGTTCACCACTCTCAACGGCGAAAACTGCTGGCAGCGATCAGGCTGTCGGCGGGCCACACTGCGGGATGTGTCATACCACCGCACCAAGTGTTGTTGAATCGGTTGGTAACCACAAACTGCATGGTTTTACCATTGAGGATTGCACCAAGTGTCATGGTGCCGCCGTCGCCAGCTACGGTCTCGATCATCAGGACGGCATCCTGACCATGGGCTATGGACCGGGCGGCGTCCATTCCGGTATCATTTCCGGCAACCGCATCTACTACACCAACGACGGGACGCCAGGCGGAACCGTGCTCTATGACGACACCGACGGTTTCGGCGGTTTTGGTGCTGGCAGCTATGCGGCCGTCGGCGATGGGGTTGATAACGGCACCTGCAGTAACTTCGGTGCGCTTGGCGTCGGCGGCTGCCACTCCGCAGCCGGGAGCGACCCGGATGGTGCTGGTACGGTTTACAATACTATTTCGATCCCCACCTGGACATCCGCGGCCTATTTGAACTGTGCCTCCTGTCATGGTAATCCGGATCGAACCACCGACACGTTCTACAATCGACCGTTTGATGCAACAGCAGCAAACGGAGGGGTCGTCACCGATCAGGTCAAGGCTGCCCCGGCGCTTGACAACCATGGCAACTATGACCTGGCGGCAGCTACCGAGGCTGAGCGCAAGTACATCGGCCAGCACGAGAAGCACCTCAATTACAGCTTCCGTTTCAGCAAGGGAGACAGTTGTAACCTGTGTCACGAGGGGGATTACAAAGATGGTAACAATCTTGATGGCAAACACGCCAATGGCGACATTGACGTCCAGCTCGATCTGACCGCCGCCGGTGATAATGCTGTCTGGACACCGGGGACGCCGACCACCGCCGGTACCTGTGGCAGCATGTCACCGGAAAGTTGCCACCCCTCGGCTTCTGCGCCGAAATGGGACAGCGCGCAGAGCTTTGACTGCGTCGGTTGTCACGGCATGGGCGGTGTTACCCCGAGTCATGTCACTGACCCGGCCGGTGGCGTCGTGGATTTGGATAATGGCTGGGCGACCGATCCGATGCAGGGGAACTGCACTTACTGTCATATCGGTGGCCATCCGCTCGACGATGTCGGTGGTACCGCGCTGATTCTCGGCAACAGTTCGCAGGTCGGACTAAGTTACAAGTCCGGTGGAATCCACCTGAAGAAGTCGATCGGCGGACGTGCAG carries:
- a CDS encoding fused MFS/spermidine synthase, with protein sequence MTDRPFAKALVYLIFTLSGFCALVYEVLWSKHLSLTFGTTIYAVSIVTATFMGGIALGSYLIGRYADQKKNLLTIYAVLELGIALSALFFAPALMAIQTFYVFLVQSFGGTGFANALHIFFSAILLLPAAVYMGGTFPIMCRFFARQKSGGQIGRLYAMNTLGAMAGAFCAGFYLIPTFGLSTTGWLTIAANTLIAITALVLSRSLGKAEATVDVSMSKRHSLPQLAADNKVLLLSISAIGFFSLAYEILWTRVFLLFLGNTTYAFALMLSAYLIGIAIGGALYARNVHPQLNERHIFIVLAGLMGVSILVTVPFYDQLAYLFQFAHEASGERWWHLSTLSFLIVFSVMCLPTIFSGALLPAAVAIVDPGKARTGEGVGLVVFCNTTGAVLGSLVAGFTLIPAFGLLNSFRLLAIANILLAIFISYRLTTQRSKAFVPILLIVTLVAIFLPTQWDQSLMNSGVYIYAPKYASMGGLNKILAAEKIIEVIEGVDTTVAVHENLDGTNRFFTVNGKTDGSTGRDAATQILVGHLPMLLHQSPQDVLVIGLGTGMTLKGLSNHPTKNITCVEISPGVVEASSYFDDANDFALCDAKINLVLNDGRNLLLTEPHNYDVIVSEPSNPWQAGNSNLFTAEFYDLAASRLNSGGILCQWIGLYDIEPGNLKIACNTFLRTFEHVLAFKAGSDLILLGGNTPLQFDYSALQERINHPQISQVLREIEIESAGDLIAKHYLYDRSALLDFAQGAGLNTDDMPILEYSAKYNLGEHTLGEFQATNMQNLLAAQKNIILPIINLGATRWQVAENLRELGIGYSKSGRSDTASHFMRKAQSLEPGKTSPAYN